The Argiope bruennichi chromosome X2, qqArgBrue1.1, whole genome shotgun sequence sequence atacgaggtaaaaaaaaatggtgatgaagcttgaaatttttttttttttttttgaaattttaatcatttcacttGAATATATAGCtagagatttttataattttacttcacTTCCACAGTTTTTGATAACAAAGTATTATCTGGTGTTTATCATGAGAATCAATGcgatactaataattttttatgcgtaTTTTCTTTTCgatgttatttattttccaactaatgtatcacaaaatttatatgctctttttttattcttcatatattgaaaataagttaaaaaatgttatcctgtaaaaaatatttcatacaaaatacatacttttatacATGGATcatcgtaaaaaaaaatcaattcgttTCTCATATTTCTTCTATACAACTAGAAAGAAGCTGTAGATGAATGGAATAAGATAAACATAACCGATTTTATACCCATTTAGTTCATCTTTCTGTTATCCATTTCGTAGGCTTCTTGtactcttaaaattatattttgaaatatataatttttatatttataatgtctattttaattttaatttttaaagatggatGACGTAATATATTTACGCACTGCATTGAGAATTCACTACGATTCATTGGAATTTCTATTGGATTACTTggttaaaagataaaatacaaaaaggtTGGAAGAgacttttacaaattataatctttaaaacctttctttcttaaaacctttcttaaaaattttttttaaatataacatttattttaacatttaaaaatactaatttgaaaatacttttattttgctaatagatattttgtaatgaatgaaattttatgattttttaatatacccTATATGcgtttctcttattaaaactttctctgaaaaaataaaattgagattgagttgcaataaaaataatatgtaaacattACACACTCGTATTTAAATGACTGTCAGACAAAATGTGAGTTACAACCCTTTTTTATCGATTCATCTTtctctattttcagaaatttcattatcGATTTCAAGTATTATTgtcattttcttgaaataacttTACAGCAAATTAAACagtcattaaatttttgagtctataaaatcaatgatttcatttctcttttatgtAGCTCTCAAACAGTTTttagcagaaaaagaaaaaaagaaagaaagaaagaaaccatAAGAAATTTATGTTAAAGTAGCAATCTATTTATTTGCAGGCCGATCTTGCctgtctaaataaaaaaattttttaattgaacacaGGAAGTGATCTGCTGGAAGAATGTTTCTAAGAAAATCCAGAATTTGAATGTAGAAAAGGGAGGAacttttagccatttttttaagACCTCTACAGTACGAAAGTCATTGTAAAagagaaaatgaacaaaaatttacgGAAAAAAAAACGCAATCCCAGTGGAATTATGGGATAACGAAAAAGTTTAAAGAcacacaagagaaaaaaaaaaaaagaaagaaaagaaaaaggacaaaaaaaggaaagagagagCCCAAGAACTAACCAAAAGCACCTGCATCCAATTGCATTGGGATAGCAGATGCTTTGCGAATTTTCTAtaaagcttttttctttcttgatggaGAAAGATTTTCGCTTCCAAGATTACTCATTACGTTTAAGTTAGTATGTGACAACGATTCCACCAATTTTTCAAACATCCCTAGAATTGTGTTTATTTGCTcgttcattttgattttaattgtgtGGATAATTGAGTCAATCCTTTCATTCCTTTTATTGAGCATAGTTTCCATTTTTTCGCTTATTATTTCTGGAGATATTTTTatagatgtatttatttttacagctgCAGCGTAACTAGatttttttgattgattaaagATTCGTCTTGCCTCAGCTGttgtaatatgatttttacattttagctttaaaatatcctttctttaataaacaaaagaCATGCTCTCGATGTGGCTGAATGTTCGTCCTTAGAGTTTAAGCATTTTTGTTGTGATTAACAGATGTCTGCGTGAATGTCGCCACACAGATGACAAATCTTTTGCTCTTCACATATCCTTGAAGGGTGCATGAAACTGCAGCAATTTGTACATTGTCGTGGATTATCAATGAAAAGTTGCACTCTTTGATTTCTAAACCAAATCTTAATATCCACTGTCAAGCGCGTTCCTAGTTTCGTGATAAGGACGGGTGATTTCTTCCGAGTATCGTTTTGTTTCAGGAATCGCCTCATTTCcacaatttctatttcattatttttttgttatttcttcggCAGTTTCCATCAGCGAGATTTTTGTGGGGATATCTTAGAAGAGAAAACGAGTGGTTATATTTTCTCATATGATGTCCGTCGCAATTGGAATGTTTACTAATGTGTCTTGGCTAAGTAGCTGGGCTGCACAGACTGTGTTGTACCAACATTCAATAATACACAAACCGAAACTAatttgaaattactaaaaaacgCTGGATCATCAGATTCTTTTGACACGTAAAATAAGATAAGATCTTTTATCACAAGTGAACACGTTTAAATTAAGggtaaataatatcataattatttcaaagatacttttactctttcaaatgaaaaactcaCATTCTGTATAACGAACACTCTTTATTcacattatttacaagaagaaagtAGAAGTTGTAGTTGTTCTTTTTGTACAAGAAATTCCGGGGTTGAGTTGTATACAATTTCGCTCGCGTACGCAACACTTCCACCTTTtgagcttaaaattttaaaactcaaaactaAATTAAGAGATCAAAGATCAAGTCTCTTGACAGTCTTAATCTCTCGTCCCAATCAGGTTTTCTGGTTCAGTAAGGTTGGTCATCGACAGGATCAGCAGTCttatttcttggattttttttcgtaaattgaaaaagttttcttctactttttaacGCTCGATGTCGAAGAGGTTCCGAAGAAACTGAATTTATCTCAAGTGAATGCAGACATTGCACAGGACGTAACTTTTTCCCACAAGCTGTTTTCACTTTCACTAGACGTGTAACAACATCTTTACCAGGAAAAATCACAGTGATTTTTCATAAATGCCAGTAGagtctttttagatttttattttcaatgagaaCTATTTCTCCCACCTTATTACCATCAGCCTTTCTAATTTTATTCGTATTCTGTCTCAAATGCCCTAGATACTCCAGTCTAAAACGTTTACGTAGGTCTTCACGAAGTTTCAACCGATACATGTGTATCTTTTGAAGACTGGTAGATTCCAAATTATCAAGATCAGGTACACCCCATTCCATTAAGTCTCTCATAAACATAGACGGTGTTAAGTGTTCAAGTTCATTGTCATCTGACACGTACGTGATAGGCCTAGAGTTAATAATGCTTTCACATTCACACAATAGGGGATTTAACTCTTCATACTTCAAGCTTGCTTTACCCAATACTCTTTTAAAAAGATCTTTAACAAGAGCGATAAGACGTTCCCACCATCCTCCCCACCAGGGTGAAGATGGAGGTATAAATTTCCAGATGATTCTACTCACAGCTCCATCAGTAACAACTTGATCCCAGTTAACCTTTTTAGAAGGTGTTCCGTTCCCAAGTTTTTACCGTTATCTGTATAAATGATAGCCGGTCACCCTCGACGAGCTATAAATCttcttaatgcaaataaaaaattatcagtagACATAGAAGAGACAAGTTCCAGATGCATAGCCCGGAATACTGAACAGGTAAATAAAACTATCCATGATTTGCTTCCATCTCTCAAGAAGACTGGTCCAGCCAGATCTATTCCAGTGACTTCAAAACAAGAAGCATCCTTGAATCGATCTTCAGGCAGAGGAGCAAACATTACTTCAATGTACTTAAGAAAATGCAAGTAGCATAGGCTTGTTGACTAGCGTCACAAAATACATGCAAACTATGTTTTGAGTTCTTATCCCCTCAATCCATCCTGGTATTTCTAGTTTATTTAACTGATGTAACTGTCTgtcccatttttcaaatttatgagcAATTTCTTCTGGAAGAGTATCATCCCAATTAGCCTTAATTCTCCACGTTTCTTGgagcaatatttttggaattaaagttATGTGGGCAGTAATTCCAATAGGGTCAAATCTTTTGTGACATTTTGAGAGAATATATCTCTTTGTTACTTCCACAGATTCACTCTGAGTGTCATTTCTGACATCAATTTTTAACGTGTCTCTTTCAATGTTCCAAAGAAGACCAAGAACTGGAAAGGTAGGAAAAGCATCTTGAGAGTCATTACAATTGTCTCTTAAGGACTCAAAAGAATTGTGTTGCCAGCCACGTAAATCAAATTTTCCGAGAGCCATGATTTCTGTggattaatttataaactttgtcAAGTCAGCTTCGCTTTTAACACTAGCCACACAATTGTCAACATACATAGATTTTTGTAGGTGTTGAGCTGCCATCTTGTAGCAATCAGGAGCTCCATCTAATAGGGGATTCAATGTCGCCCGCAAAAGAAATGGACCTGATTTGATCCAAAACACTACACGGCAATGTCTGTAGATTTTGACAATATTTGAATCTCCATCTTGCCACCAAAGAAATCGCACATAATCCTTGTCATCATACCTTCCAATACGAAACCTATTTATTAGGGATGGAATAAGTTCCGCAAGGTTTGGATCTGTTACTAGGCAGTCATTTAAGGATGGACTTCCTTTGGATTTTGCAGAACCATCGAAGACAGGTCTGATCCTTGTTGTTGAATAGTCTTTTATGACAGGTCGATGAGGAAGATAGTGACACTTAGAGTCCTTGAGATCTTCACTATTTAACTCTTCAACAATACcttctttcttcaaaaaaatcttCGTAGTCCCGTAgaataccaatattttttattccatcaattgtgtttttcaatcttttctcAGCAAGACCTTTGTTCGCAGGTAGAACAGAGTGATCTTCTAACCATGGCAGTGAAACAAcataggctggatggcactcacAATGACCTAATTACTAACGGAGCTTAGGTATTGATTTACACGCAAGATGCCTAGGTCATTTCTCAtacatatacatcaaaatttccacgcgaacgaagtcATGGGTAATAGCTGGTATTACTATAAGTACATGAAGCTACATTTAATGATTGCAAAAATCTGAGTTTCTATTgcatcatatatttttcttaaacctGTTCCACTTGagcaagttattatttttttttcaatcaataaacgTATATGCATGCGAGAAGATATGATTATGTCTGTTCGGccaaatctttctttaaataactatatCGAAGCATCATAATTCCCGGCATTTAAGGCAATTCCACGAAGATACATTTTTAGATaagtaaatttctcaatttttgttaatgaatcattttatgaatTGCAACTTCgaaagaatttcaaaagtttattaattgATTGCAATCGCTATGaaaggtttgtatattttatttaggtAAATTAACACTTTGATTTCTTAAGGGGATAACATTTCCCGCGTTATTTGTAATTGGACTGTTTGTCCTTCTTTGTGGAAtatcacttaaatttttatttgtctttctaGCTTAGATGTTAGATCGATTTTTTGTCTTTCTAGTCTTCGCATAACTCACTTCGGCCTATCATTTCATTTAggtctatatttaatattataatgtcaTCCACGctaaataaatcctttaatttttccGTGAGTTGAGCTTTTAAACTCACAAGCTCATTAAGTTTGGTTTCTTTCGtgtattcattagaaatttctttacttAAAGTATGCTTTATTTTAGTTAGATGTTTCGTGAAGATATTTCGTAAtcctttccttttcttctttatgctattgatatccatttttaaaccaaatcattcaaaaaaaactagaacaaataaaaaatgtgccCATCTCTTGTTTCAACTCCTCACCGTTCTTCTTCCAAATTGTCGCGCATtcctaaaaatttccaaatttcaacagATCACGTCCAGGGTACAATATACA is a genomic window containing:
- the LOC129959741 gene encoding uncharacterized protein LOC129959741; the encoded protein is MFAPLPEDRFKDASCFEVTGIDLAGPVFLRDGSKSWIVLFTCSVNWDQVVTDGAVSRIIWKFIPPSSPWWGGWWERLIALVKDLFKRVLGKASLKYEELNPLLCECESIINSRPITYVSDDNELEHLTPSMFMRDLMEWGVPDLDNLESTSLQKIHMYRLKLREDLRKRFRLEYLGHLRQNTNKIRKADGNKVGEIVLIENKNLKRLYWHL
- the LOC129959742 gene encoding uncharacterized protein LOC129959742, whose product is MTRLVICLQAIQVASNEKEGIVEELNSEDLKDSKCHYLPHRPVIKDYSTTRIRPVFDGSAKSKGSPSLNDCLVTDPNLAELIPSLINRFRIGRYDDKDYVRFLWWQDGDSNIVKIYRHCRVVFWIKSGPFLLRATLNPLLDGAPDCYKMAAQHLQKSMYVDNCVASVKSEADLTKFIN